In the genome of cyanobacterium endosymbiont of Braarudosphaera bigelowii, one region contains:
- a CDS encoding Gfo/Idh/MocA family protein, with translation MVDRQQPLILHKNTFDPIRMGVIGVGNMGQHHSRILSLLKDVELVGVSDVSVERGIDIASKYRVRFFENYLDLLPHIDAVCIAVPTRLHHSVGIDCLNAGVHTLIEKPIAASITEAESLVNAAADSKGILQVGHIERFNPAFQELSKVLKTEEVLALEAHRMSPYSQRANDVSVVLDLMIHDIDLLLELVSSTVVKLTASGSRRSNSDHLNYVTATLGFANGIVATLTASKVTHCKIRRLAAHCENCLTEADFLNNDILIHRQTTANYSTEYGQVWYRQDGLIEKVHTTKVEPLHAELEHFVHCIRGGDQPSVGGVQALKALRLASSIEQMALDGKIWQQSDINYQYLNPLSSKTF, from the coding sequence ATGGTAGATAGACAGCAACCTTTAATCTTACACAAAAACACTTTTGATCCTATTCGTATGGGTGTGATTGGTGTGGGTAATATGGGGCAACATCATAGTCGAATTCTTAGCTTACTAAAAGATGTAGAGTTAGTTGGTGTTTCTGATGTTAGTGTAGAAAGAGGAATTGATATTGCTAGTAAATACCGAGTACGTTTTTTTGAAAATTATTTAGATTTACTTCCTCATATTGATGCAGTTTGCATTGCTGTACCTACTAGGTTACACCATTCTGTTGGAATAGACTGCTTAAATGCTGGAGTTCATACCTTAATAGAAAAACCCATTGCTGCAAGTATAACTGAAGCTGAATCTTTAGTTAACGCAGCAGCAGATTCCAAAGGAATTTTACAAGTAGGTCATATTGAACGATTTAATCCTGCTTTTCAAGAATTGAGCAAAGTATTGAAAACTGAAGAAGTTTTGGCTTTAGAAGCACATAGAATGAGTCCTTATTCGCAAAGAGCTAATGATGTTTCTGTAGTTCTCGATTTAATGATCCACGATATTGATTTATTATTGGAACTAGTAAGTTCAACTGTCGTAAAGCTTACAGCGAGTGGTAGTCGCAGATCTAATTCAGATCACCTTAATTATGTAACAGCCACTCTTGGCTTCGCTAATGGAATAGTAGCAACCTTAACTGCCAGTAAGGTTACTCACTGTAAGATACGTCGTCTTGCAGCTCATTGCGAAAATTGCTTAACTGAGGCTGATTTTCTTAACAATGATATTCTAATCCATAGACAGACTACGGCTAATTACAGCACAGAATATGGACAAGTATGGTACAGACAAGATGGACTGATAGAAAAAGTACATACAACTAAGGTAGAGCCACTTCATGCAGAACTAGAACATTTCGTACACTGTATACGTGGAGGAGATCAACCATCTGTAGGTGGGGTACAAGCCTTAAAAGCTTTGCGTTTGGCTAGTTCTATTGAACAAATGGCATTAGATGGTAAAATTTGGCAGCAATCTGATATAAATTATCAATATCTTAATCCTTTATCAAGTAAAACTTTTTGA
- a CDS encoding metal-binding protein codes for MPSGRTHDRITILSVVPITILFYFVFRRKELMLWFSLSYIFSGLMFGPDLDIYSLQYKRWGIGRWIWLPYQYSLKHRSFFSHGFLIGTVVRLIYLSIIVVVLTIFTNIVTQLFLGSAYNWWPLLITNYGKLRNQYLEEVITIFWGLELGAMSHTTSDILVTNLKRLKTKISKTK; via the coding sequence ATGCCTTCTGGCCGTACTCATGATCGTATCACTATATTAAGTGTAGTTCCCATTACAATTCTATTTTATTTTGTCTTTCGTCGTAAAGAACTCATGCTATGGTTTAGCTTGTCTTATATTTTTAGTGGATTGATGTTTGGACCAGATCTAGATATTTATTCACTACAATATAAACGATGGGGAATAGGTCGTTGGATTTGGTTACCATATCAATATTCTCTTAAGCATCGTTCTTTTTTCTCCCATGGCTTTTTAATAGGAACAGTAGTTAGATTGATTTACCTTTCCATTATTGTTGTAGTACTTACTATTTTTACAAATATCGTAACTCAATTGTTTCTGGGATCAGCTTATAATTGGTGGCCTTTACTTATTACAAACTATGGTAAATTAAGAAACCAATATTTAGAAGAAGTAATTACTATATTTTGGGGCTTAGAATTAGGTGCTATGAGTCATACAACAAGTGATATTTTAGTTACAAATCTTAAACGGTTGAAAACCAAAATATCAAAAACTAAATAA
- the nuoK gene encoding NADH-quinone oxidoreductase subunit NuoK, giving the protein MAVQLESYVLLAAFLFCIGIFGLVNSRNAVRVLMSIELMLNAVNINLIAFSNFLDSEEIKGQIFTIFVLTVAAAEAAVGLAIILSIYRNRETIDMEQFNLLKW; this is encoded by the coding sequence ATGGCAGTACAGTTGGAATCCTATGTGTTACTGGCAGCATTTCTTTTTTGTATTGGAATTTTCGGTCTTGTAAATAGTCGTAATGCAGTTCGAGTTTTGATGTCTATAGAATTAATGCTCAATGCTGTTAATATAAACTTAATAGCATTTTCTAACTTTCTTGATTCAGAGGAAATTAAAGGACAGATTTTTACAATATTTGTCCTTACTGTTGCTGCAGCAGAAGCTGCGGTTGGTTTAGCGATTATTTTGTCAATCTATCGAAACCGTGAAACCATAGATATGGAACAGTTTAATTTACTTAAATGGTGA
- a CDS encoding NADH-quinone oxidoreductase subunit J: MNLAEGVQLVSFAILAGLVIISALGVVLLSNIVYSAFLLGGVFIGISGIYILLNADFIAAAQILIYVGAINVLILFAIMLVNKKVDYSNSSKTSIRQVSSIIVCGGIFALLSTVIYMTPWNLKPVSPEVLESTVIKIGRHLFSDFLLPFELASILLLIAMVGAIVLARRDLIPEIYDSEGISTALELPERLTEEKLQELSSYKSSDL, from the coding sequence GTGAATTTAGCAGAAGGAGTCCAACTCGTCTCTTTCGCCATTTTAGCTGGGTTAGTAATTATCTCTGCTTTAGGCGTTGTTTTATTGTCAAACATTGTTTATTCTGCATTTTTATTAGGAGGAGTCTTTATAGGAATATCAGGAATATATATTCTTCTAAATGCTGATTTTATAGCAGCAGCACAAATCTTAATCTATGTAGGAGCAATTAATGTTTTAATTTTGTTTGCTATTATGCTAGTAAATAAAAAAGTGGATTACTCTAATTCATCCAAAACATCGATACGTCAGGTTTCTAGTATCATAGTATGTGGGGGAATTTTTGCTTTACTTTCAACTGTGATTTATATGACTCCCTGGAACTTGAAACCTGTTTCTCCAGAAGTCTTAGAAAGTACGGTTATAAAAATAGGAAGACATTTGTTCAGTGATTTCCTTTTACCTTTTGAATTAGCTTCTATTTTGCTATTAATAGCGATGGTAGGAGCAATTGTTCTAGCACGTCGCGATTTGATTCCTGAAATTTATGATAGTGAAGGTATATCGACTGCTTTAGAGTTACCTGAACGTTTGACAGAAGAAAAATTACAGGAACTGTCTTCATATAAGTCTTCAGACTTATAA
- the ndhI gene encoding NAD(P)H-quinone oxidoreductase subunit I: MFNVLKQVGDYAKSTIQAAKYIGQGLSVTFDHMSRRPITVQYPYEKLIPSERYRGRIHHEFDKCIACEVCVRACPINLPVVNWQFNKENKKKDLKDYSIDFGVCIFCGNCVEYCPTNCLSMTEDYELATYDRHELNYDSIALGRLPYKVTQDPMVTPLRELAYLPKEVLDPHDLPLGSHRTGKRPEEIVQETETLSE, translated from the coding sequence ATGTTTAATGTTCTTAAGCAAGTAGGTGACTACGCTAAAAGTACAATTCAGGCAGCAAAGTATATTGGCCAAGGTTTGTCTGTAACATTCGATCACATGAGTCGTCGACCTATTACAGTACAGTATCCTTACGAGAAATTGATTCCTTCAGAACGATATAGAGGAAGAATTCATCATGAATTCGATAAATGTATCGCTTGTGAAGTATGTGTTCGAGCATGTCCAATCAATCTTCCCGTAGTTAACTGGCAGTTCAATAAAGAAAACAAGAAGAAAGATCTTAAAGACTACAGTATAGATTTCGGAGTTTGTATCTTTTGTGGTAATTGTGTGGAATATTGTCCTACAAATTGTTTATCCATGACTGAAGATTATGAGCTAGCTACTTATGATCGTCATGAATTAAATTATGACAGCATAGCTCTTGGAAGGTTACCTTACAAAGTTACACAAGATCCAATGGTTACACCTCTAAGAGAATTAGCCTACTTGCCGAAGGAAGTACTTGATCCTCATGATTTACCACTAGGGTCACATAGAACAGGTAAAAGACCTGAAGAGATTGTCCAAGAAACAGAAACTTTATCTGAATAA
- the nuoH gene encoding NADH-quinone oxidoreductase subunit NuoH: MNTGIDLKTNFIESLKQFGIPSGAAKALWIPLPSFLMIIAATVGVLVVVWLERKISAAVQQRIGPEYAGPLGVLQPVADGIKLVFKEDIIPAKADSWLFTIGPILVVVPVFVSYLIVPFGEDLIVSDLNLGIFLWITLSSVVPIGLLMSGYASNNKYSLLGGLRAAAQSISYEIPLALSVLAVVMMSNSLSTIDIVHQQSGYGILGWNIWRQPVGFVIFWIAALAECERLPFDLPEAEEEIVAGYQTEYSGMKFALFYLGSYVNLVLSALIFAILYLGGWEFPIPLEKLAQWLGLNANNYWLQIIIASVGIFMTVIKAYFLVFFAILMRWTVPRVRIDQLLDLGWKFLLPISLVNLLVTAALKLVFPLAFGG, encoded by the coding sequence ATGAACACAGGAATTGACCTAAAAACGAATTTTATTGAATCTCTGAAACAATTTGGGATTCCTAGTGGGGCCGCTAAAGCCTTATGGATCCCTTTGCCATCTTTTTTGATGATTATTGCAGCAACAGTAGGTGTTTTAGTTGTAGTTTGGCTAGAAAGAAAAATTTCTGCTGCCGTTCAACAACGTATTGGTCCAGAATATGCTGGACCGTTAGGAGTATTACAGCCAGTTGCTGATGGTATTAAATTGGTCTTTAAAGAAGATATTATTCCAGCTAAGGCTGATTCTTGGCTATTTACTATTGGACCAATACTAGTTGTTGTTCCAGTCTTTGTTTCTTATTTAATTGTTCCTTTCGGAGAAGATTTAATTGTTAGTGATCTCAATCTCGGAATTTTTCTTTGGATAACTTTGTCTAGTGTTGTTCCAATTGGCCTATTAATGTCAGGTTATGCTTCTAACAATAAATATTCTCTATTAGGAGGTTTAAGGGCAGCAGCACAGTCAATTAGTTATGAAATTCCTCTAGCCCTTTCTGTATTAGCCGTTGTTATGATGTCTAATAGTTTAAGTACAATAGATATAGTACATCAACAATCAGGATACGGTATTCTAGGATGGAATATTTGGCGACAACCTGTTGGGTTTGTAATTTTTTGGATTGCTGCACTAGCCGAGTGTGAAAGACTTCCTTTTGATTTACCTGAGGCCGAAGAAGAAATCGTAGCTGGCTATCAAACTGAGTATTCTGGAATGAAGTTTGCTCTTTTTTATCTTGGATCTTACGTTAATTTGGTTTTATCTGCTCTTATTTTTGCAATTTTATACTTGGGGGGCTGGGAGTTTCCTATTCCTCTTGAAAAGTTGGCTCAATGGTTAGGGCTAAATGCTAATAATTACTGGTTACAGATAATTATTGCTTCTGTAGGAATTTTTATGACTGTTATTAAGGCATATTTTTTAGTCTTTTTCGCAATTTTGATGAGATGGACTGTTCCTCGTGTACGTATTGACCAATTATTAGATTTGGGATGGAAATTCCTTTTACCTATATCTTTGGTTAATTTACTTGTAACTGCAGCTCTTAAATTAGTGTTTCCGTTAGCATTTGGTGGTTAA
- a CDS encoding NAD-dependent epimerase/dehydratase family protein, whose protein sequence is MKILITGATGFLGTSLCSLLESQGHDLVSLNSKNCDLTKSDSLLKFNDLVYDQVYHLAAWTQAGDFCLYHPGEQWIVNQKININILDWWQKYQPQAKFICMGTSCAYDNDLSLIEENYLTGIPISSLFTYAMTKRMLYAGLLALNKQYSLNYLCLVPSTLYGAGYHTDGRQMHFIFDLIRKIIRGKLYNEPVILWGDGTQSRELVFVEDFAKIAIELAQSTNNELINIGAGEEYTIRHFAKLICNQVGYDFNKIQFDSSRYVGAKSKCLVINKLRQSLPDYDLTPLELGLTKTIEWFWQEQEQLVPIY, encoded by the coding sequence ATGAAGATTTTAATAACAGGTGCAACAGGATTTTTAGGAACTAGTTTGTGCTCTTTACTCGAGAGTCAAGGGCATGACTTGGTTTCCTTAAATTCCAAAAATTGTGATCTCACAAAATCAGACTCATTATTAAAATTTAACGATTTAGTCTATGATCAAGTTTATCATTTAGCAGCTTGGACACAAGCAGGAGACTTTTGTTTATATCATCCAGGTGAACAATGGATAGTGAATCAAAAAATTAATATAAATATCTTAGATTGGTGGCAAAAATATCAACCTCAGGCAAAATTTATTTGTATGGGAACAAGTTGTGCCTATGACAACGACTTATCTTTAATAGAAGAGAATTACTTAACAGGAATACCTATTAGTAGTTTGTTCACTTATGCTATGACTAAAAGAATGCTTTATGCAGGTCTTTTAGCTTTGAATAAGCAATATTCCTTGAATTATTTGTGTTTGGTTCCTTCAACTTTATATGGAGCTGGCTATCACACTGACGGTAGACAAATGCATTTTATTTTTGATCTTATCCGTAAGATAATTCGTGGAAAACTTTATAACGAACCTGTTATTCTTTGGGGGGATGGTACTCAGTCAAGAGAATTAGTCTTTGTCGAAGATTTTGCAAAGATTGCTATTGAATTAGCTCAATCCACCAATAATGAATTAATAAATATTGGTGCCGGTGAAGAATATACTATTCGCCATTTTGCTAAGTTGATTTGTAATCAAGTAGGATATGACTTTAATAAAATTCAGTTTGATTCTTCTCGATATGTGGGAGCGAAATCTAAATGCTTAGTGATTAATAAGCTTAGACAATCTTTACCTGATTACGACTTAACTCCTTTAGAATTAGGGTTAACAAAAACAATTGAGTGGTTCTGGCAGGAACAAGAACAACTTGTTCCTATTTATTAA
- the gmhA gene encoding D-sedoheptulose 7-phosphate isomerase yields the protein MNYWIQHRLNNLDKAFNSRYCNALENTVDLVAKQFQTGNKLLICGNGGSAADAQHIAAEFIGRFQLHRRGLPAMALGTNPAVLTAWSNDYEFETIFARQVEAFGKPGDILWGISTSGKSANIIRAMEIAREIGLITIGMAGNDGGMLKDLADYPLFVSEYHTPYIQEIHLITYHRICEQVEAQLFAKTGLGAQIAV from the coding sequence GTGAACTATTGGATTCAACATAGATTGAATAACCTAGATAAGGCTTTTAACTCTAGGTATTGTAATGCTCTTGAAAATACTGTTGATTTAGTTGCAAAACAATTTCAAACAGGTAATAAATTGTTAATTTGTGGAAATGGTGGTTCAGCGGCAGATGCTCAGCATATTGCTGCTGAATTTATAGGAAGGTTTCAACTTCATCGCAGAGGATTACCTGCCATGGCATTAGGTACAAATCCAGCCGTACTAACAGCATGGTCTAATGATTATGAGTTTGAAACTATTTTTGCTCGCCAGGTGGAAGCTTTTGGAAAACCTGGTGATATTCTATGGGGGATTTCTACGTCAGGCAAATCTGCTAATATCATTCGCGCAATGGAAATTGCGAGAGAAATAGGACTAATTACGATTGGTATGGCTGGAAATGATGGAGGAATGTTAAAAGATCTAGCGGATTATCCTTTATTCGTCTCAGAATATCATACTCCATATATTCAAGAGATTCATTTAATTACCTACCATAGAATTTGTGAACAAGTGGAAGCTCAATTATTTGCAAAGACTGGTTTGGGAGCGCAAATTGCCGTCTAA
- a CDS encoding D-glycero-alpha-D-manno-heptose-1,7-bisphosphate 7-phosphatase encodes MLNTIATSTSYTLENKKALFLDRDGVVIKYIPYLFKLEQVELPLGAGEALKQWQDAGYLLILITNQAGIGRGYYNLKHVRSVHNYICKEYKKFGVNFYDIFMCPHHPNNRCSCRKPSPQMLIDASIKHSILLSKSFFIGDSISDVESALNAGCHPILLLTGKGRDSLKKIIKYPHNIEIFETLQETVKII; translated from the coding sequence ATGCTGAATACAATAGCAACTTCTACTTCGTATACTTTAGAAAATAAAAAAGCTCTATTTTTAGACAGAGACGGAGTTGTTATTAAGTATATACCCTATCTCTTTAAACTAGAACAAGTAGAGCTTCCTCTCGGTGCAGGGGAAGCTCTTAAACAATGGCAAGATGCTGGATATTTGTTAATTCTGATAACTAACCAAGCAGGCATAGGAAGAGGCTACTACAATTTAAAACATGTTAGAAGTGTACATAATTACATTTGTAAAGAATATAAAAAATTTGGAGTAAATTTTTATGATATCTTCATGTGCCCTCATCACCCTAATAATAGATGCTCATGTCGTAAACCTTCTCCTCAAATGTTAATTGATGCCTCAATTAAACATAGTATCCTACTGTCTAAATCGTTTTTTATTGGAGATTCAATTAGTGACGTTGAATCTGCATTAAATGCAGGTTGTCATCCTATCCTGTTGTTAACTGGTAAAGGACGAGACTCTTTAAAAAAGATAATTAAATATCCTCATAACATCGAAATTTTTGAGACCTTGCAAGAAACTGTGAAAATAATATAG
- a CDS encoding glycosyltransferase family 1 protein, giving the protein MNRNEEKQLTPVFVSLVPNLMEGQGHIVPYHKSVGEAISQLGWKHCVAVPINNKVYDLPVNWDACLNTYDLEKKGSWYHKLFHLQEVWILGKNIANYLNNKVVDKSRPHILFLERFIHLQLLALFLCLLLIPTNNLSIWLLYRRDTHKDNTKIIYKILNYLIKIRIKSGRFQLLTDSDLLSEQLSNYFHIPVKVFPIPHTEVSSFFNTLNVKSEILCWWPGSPREEKGWQTIKKLVNYSGENTKNIHFICSEAANLEPVQDGVNLKLIKSYLTRKEYYCWLHLSQVILLPYNSFEYESRTSGIFTECIVSGKIPLVTNNTWMSHECTKYNLTELIIDWHNPEYVFDSIKKIAESNTIQNKIQNMRESYKNFHNISNYSLTIKNLYQEMIISNYD; this is encoded by the coding sequence ATGAACCGAAATGAAGAGAAACAACTAACACCAGTATTTGTATCGTTAGTTCCTAATTTAATGGAAGGTCAAGGACATATAGTTCCTTATCATAAATCTGTAGGTGAAGCCATTTCTCAATTAGGATGGAAACACTGTGTTGCTGTACCTATTAATAATAAGGTTTATGATTTGCCTGTCAATTGGGATGCATGTTTAAATACTTACGATTTAGAAAAGAAAGGAAGTTGGTATCATAAACTTTTTCACCTTCAAGAAGTTTGGATATTAGGGAAAAATATTGCTAATTATTTAAATAATAAAGTTGTTGATAAATCAAGACCTCATATTTTATTTTTAGAAAGATTTATACATCTACAACTTTTAGCTTTATTTTTATGTCTACTATTAATTCCTACTAACAATTTATCCATCTGGTTGTTGTATCGCAGAGATACCCATAAGGACAATACCAAAATTATTTATAAAATTCTCAATTATCTTATAAAAATTAGAATAAAGTCAGGTAGGTTTCAACTTCTTACAGATAGCGACTTATTAAGTGAGCAACTATCAAATTATTTTCACATACCTGTAAAAGTTTTTCCTATTCCTCATACTGAAGTAAGTTCATTTTTTAATACTCTAAACGTTAAATCTGAAATTCTATGTTGGTGGCCAGGATCACCTAGAGAAGAAAAAGGTTGGCAAACTATCAAGAAGTTAGTTAATTATTCTGGAGAAAATACGAAAAATATTCATTTTATCTGTTCAGAAGCAGCAAATTTGGAACCTGTTCAGGATGGAGTCAATCTTAAGTTAATTAAAAGTTACTTAACAAGAAAAGAATATTATTGTTGGCTTCACCTAAGCCAAGTAATTTTGTTGCCTTATAATTCTTTTGAATATGAATCAAGAACATCAGGTATTTTTACAGAGTGTATTGTTTCTGGAAAAATACCTTTAGTTACTAACAACACATGGATGTCTCATGAATGTACTAAGTACAATTTAACTGAATTAATTATTGATTGGCATAATCCAGAATATGTTTTTGATAGTATAAAAAAAATAGCTGAATCCAATACTATTCAAAATAAAATACAAAATATGCGAGAGAGTTATAAAAATTTTCACAATATCAGTAATTATAGTTTGACAATAAAAAATTTATATCAGGAAATGATAATTTCAAATTATGATTAA